From a single Carcharodon carcharias isolate sCarCar2 chromosome 4, sCarCar2.pri, whole genome shotgun sequence genomic region:
- the tmem161b gene encoding transmembrane protein 161B isoform X5, with product MNISLVWCLLVLAFVFKVLFSLTTHYFNVEEGGERSVCITFGFFFFVKAMAILIVTENYLEFGLETGFANFSDSALQFLEKQGLESQGPVSKLTFKMFLAVFCALIGAFLTFPGLRLAQMHLDALNLAKERLTQTLFHINFLSPLIIVLLWVKPITKDYIMNPPIGKESIPLMSETTYDSLRLWIVILLCVLRLALIRQHLQAYLNLAQKGVEQMKKEAGRISTKDLQKMVARVFYYLCVIALQYVAPVIMLLHITLLLKTLGNHSWGILSESSYVSPTEIAETSNSDISATLAANENKKLTATQITIALDGLQSVFTPLLFRGLLSFLIWWIAACLFSTSLFGLFYHQYLTVA from the exons TAAGGTACTGTTTTCTCTGACCACTCACTACTTTAACGTGGAAGAAGGTGGGGAGAGATCAGTCTGCATCACTTTCGGCTTCTTCTTCTTTGTAAAAGCAATGGCGATCCTAATTGTGACCGAGAACTATCTAGAGTTTGGACTGGAGACAG GGTTTGCAAACTTTTCTGACAGCGCTTTGCAGTTCCTTGAGAAACAAGGCCTGGAATCCCA GGGCCCTGTCTCGAAGTTGACCTTCAAAATGTTCCTGGCTGTTTTCTGTGCTCTCATTGGTGCTTTTTTGACATTTCCTGGCCTGCGGTTGGCGCAAATGCATCTGGATGCCCTGAATCTTGCAAAAGAAAGGCTAACACA GACTCTGTTTCATATAAACTTCCTGTCACCACTAATTATAGTACTCCTCTGGGTGAAGCCTATTACAAAGGACTATATCATGAATCCACCAATTGGTAAAGAAAGTATTCCTTT AATGTCCGAGACTACATATGACTCATTGCGGCTGTGGATTGTTATCCTGCTTTGTGTTCTGCGACTGGCCTTAATTCGCCAACATCTACAAGCGTACCTTAACTTGGCACAGAAAGGTGTGGAACAGATGAAGAAGGAGGCAGGGCGAATCAGTACAAAGGATCTGCAAAAAATG GTTGCCCGGGTTTTCTACTACCTTTGTGTGATTGCACTTCAGTACGTGGCACCTGTGATTATGCTTCTTCATATAACACTGCTTTTAAAAACTCTGG GTAACCATTCCTGGGGTATCCTCTCAGAATCTTCCTATGTGTCTCCTACGGAGATTGCTGAAACCTCCAATTCTGACATCTCAGCTACCCTTGCAGCTAATGAAAACAAGAAGCTAACAGCTACGCAAATTACAATTGCACTGGATGGTCTGCAGAGTGTTTTCACTCCATTACTCTTCCGAGGTCTGCTCTCTTTTCTAATCTGGTGGATTGCAGCTTGCCTGTTTTCCACAAGTCTTTTTGGTCTTTTCTATCATCAGTACCTGACAGTCGCATAA